The Chlorobaculum sp. MV4-Y genome contains the following window.
AGTGAATTCGAGACGACCTGCGCCGCCTGCCACATGGCCGACGCCAGCGGCGGCATCGGCCCGAACCTCAAGGTTGCGCTGAAGTATGGATCGACGCCCGCCGATCTCTACGAGTCGATTGCTAATGGGCGCCCCAACGGGATGCCGCCGTTCGGCCAGCAACTTGGTAACGACAAAATCTACAAGATCATCGCCTTTATCGAGAGCCTGAGAAAATAGCGCCGAGACCTCCAGCCCCGGGAACCAATTCCGGGGCTGATCTCTTTATGCTCTCAACTTCACTGTTACTATCATGCAGATTGTCTGGAAACGTTACCGGAGAACCGTCGAGATTTTTCAGGCGCTTCTCCTCACCGGCCTGCCGTTCCTGCAAATCAACGGACAAAGCGCCTTCCGGTTTGACATACGGGAGCTGAACCTCTATTTCTTCGGCTCGGTCATCAGGATCGGCGACTTCTATCTCATCCTCGTGGCCACGCTCTTCTTGTTGCTCTTCATCTCCGCCGTGACCATCATCTTCGGGCGTGTCTGGTGCGGCTGGCTCTGCCCGCAGACCGTGCTGCTCGACCTCACCGAAAGTCTGGCGGCGATTTTCGGAAAGCAACACCGCAAGACCTTGCAGAAAATCGTGCTGCTGCCGGTCTCTGCGCTGGTATCGATCACCATGATCTGGTACTTCGTTCCCCCGGCGGAAGCCATTCGCGGGCTGTTCACCTCGCCGCTGATCGCCGGATTCTTCATTGTGCTCTGGGTGCTGGTGTAGCTCGAACTGGCCCTCCTCGGGCGCAAATTCTGCACCACGATCTGTCCCTACGCCTTCATGCAGAACACCCTGTTCGACAAGGATACACTGGTGATTCGAGTACGACAAATCGCGCGACGCGACCTGCATGAAGTGCAACGACTGCGTGCGCATCTGTCCGGTCGGCATCGACATCAAGGAAGGACTCAGCACGAGTTGCATCGCCTGCGCGGAGTGCATCGACGCCTGCTGGCTGAAAAGCAGCAAGCGCAACCTGCCACCATTCCCGAACTACAAAGGCAAAATCATCCGCCCGAAAACCTTCTGGCTCGCGGGTACCACTGCAGCCTCGGCGCTGGTGGTGGTGCTGCTCTTCGCCATGCGTCCGCCGGTCGAGTTCACCCTCAGCCGGGTGCAGGAACCACTGCCCGCCGGACTGAACCGCTACGCCTTCACGATCAGCAACAACACCAGCGAGCCGCTCGATCTGAAGATCGAAGCACCCGAAGGCACGACGCTGATCGGCGAACACGCGGTGTCGATCAAGCCCTTCGGCGAAACGAGAAGCAAGGTGCTCATCAAAGCGGAAGGTAAACGCGACACGGTAACGCTGACGCTCAAGGGCGACGGAATTTCAATCAGCAGGGAGGCCGGATTCCTTTGAAACCATTCATCATTGCAATCTACGCGCTGTTTCTGTTCGCCATGATAACCGGCCTCGTGGTGGCGTTCCGCAACTCCGAGGGCCTCGTTGAAACCGATTACTACCGGAAGCAGAACAGCTGGTTCCAAGAGAAAACCGAG
Protein-coding sequences here:
- a CDS encoding 4Fe-4S binding protein; amino-acid sequence: MQIVWKRYRRTVEIFQALLLTGLPFLQINGQSAFRFDIRELNLYFFGSVIRIGDFYLILVATLFLLLFISAVTIIFGRVWCGWLCPQTVLLDLTESLAAIFGKQHRKTLQKIVLLPVSALVSITMIWYFVPPAEAIRGLFTSPLIAGFFIVLWVLV
- a CDS encoding 4Fe-4S dicluster domain-containing protein, yielding MKCNDCVRICPVGIDIKEGLSTSCIACAECIDACWLKSSKRNLPPFPNYKGKIIRPKTFWLAGTTAASALVVVLLFAMRPPVEFTLSRVQEPLPAGLNRYAFTISNNTSEPLDLKIEAPEGTTLIGEHAVSIKPFGETRSKVLIKAEGKRDTVTLTLKGDGISISREAGFL